The following coding sequences are from one Cystobacter fuscus DSM 2262 window:
- a CDS encoding glycerophosphodiester phosphodiesterase — protein MISLPSKRSAGVLACVLLLGAGCGLGDAPGTPRLVAHRSGSGNFPENSRSAITAALREGYPSIEVDLVLTRDRIPILSHDAWIDPVLCTYAQGPGEAEPRRLPEDSRWPIQDFTLEELQRDFRCGGLGDPTKPEAQRVADTYVTFDELLSRVKGHPDTVLQFDIKEDPAYTQSPEVFAEEILERWNAAALPNRFFITSTRGALLKAFQARQDMEALLIWPELRKDSNATVTAILNELQRQVGVKELIQLTRDAGADGIAVAYQVADRAALESVRGAGLKTAVWTANTEAQLSLFCRWPLDYLITDYVERAPCR, from the coding sequence ATGATCTCCCTTCCGTCGAAACGAAGCGCGGGCGTGCTCGCCTGCGTGCTGCTGCTGGGCGCGGGCTGTGGACTCGGTGATGCCCCCGGGACTCCGCGCCTCGTGGCGCACCGCTCCGGCTCGGGCAACTTCCCGGAGAACTCCCGCTCGGCCATCACCGCCGCCCTGCGCGAGGGCTATCCCTCCATCGAGGTGGACCTGGTCCTCACGCGCGATCGCATCCCCATCCTCTCGCATGACGCGTGGATCGATCCGGTGCTGTGCACCTATGCGCAGGGGCCGGGTGAGGCCGAGCCGCGTCGGCTGCCCGAGGACTCGCGCTGGCCCATCCAGGACTTCACGCTCGAGGAGCTGCAGCGGGACTTCCGCTGTGGAGGGCTGGGCGATCCCACCAAGCCCGAGGCGCAGCGGGTGGCGGACACGTATGTCACCTTCGACGAGCTGCTCTCGCGGGTGAAGGGCCACCCGGACACGGTGCTCCAGTTCGACATCAAGGAGGACCCCGCGTACACGCAGTCCCCCGAGGTCTTCGCCGAGGAGATCCTCGAGCGGTGGAACGCGGCGGCCCTGCCCAACCGCTTCTTCATCACCTCCACCCGGGGCGCGCTGCTCAAGGCGTTCCAGGCGCGCCAGGACATGGAGGCGCTGCTCATCTGGCCGGAGCTGCGCAAGGACTCGAACGCCACCGTGACGGCCATCCTCAACGAGTTGCAGCGCCAGGTGGGCGTGAAGGAGCTCATCCAGCTCACGCGTGACGCGGGGGCGGATGGCATCGCCGTGGCCTACCAGGTGGCGGATCGCGCCGCGCTGGAGTCCGTGCGCGGCGCCGGGCTCAAGACGGCCGTGTGGACGGCCAACACCGAGGCCCAGCTCTCCCTGTTCTGCCGCTGGCCCCTGGACTACCTCATCACCGACTACGTGGAGCGTGCACCGTGCCGTTGA
- a CDS encoding polynucleotide kinase-phosphatase: MKTTIPELALVVLIGPSGSGKSSFARKHFLPTEVLSSDAYRGLVSDDELNQDSTADAFEALRFVAAKRLARGRLTVIDATNVQPESRKFLVELAREYHVLPVAVVLDVPEKICHERNRLRPDRNMGSHVVRTQLQQLHRSIRGLEREGFRHVHVLEPERIEAFQLERQPLWNNRKHDTGPFDIIGDIHGCLDELTRLLTRLGYEVSPKSDGTPGFDVRAPTGRKAVFLGDLVDRGPDIPGVLRLVMGMVEAGSALCVPGNHEIKLMRKLRGKDVKVSHGLAQSLEQLEREPPEFRASVASFIDDLVSHYVLDGGRLVVAHAGMKESMQGRGSGKVRDFALYGETTGETDEYGIPVRHDWAAEYRGKAMVVYGHTAVLEAEWLNNTLCVDTGCVYGGKLTALRYPEREIVSVPAARVYCEPTRPLVPPAAAPGLSAQQQHDDVLDLADVSGKRLVTTRLMHNVTLREENTAAALEAMSRFAIDPRWLIYLPPTMSPSETSSVEGLLEHPSEAFGYYRKEGVARVICEEKHMGSRSVVIVCRDAEAARRRFGVGTGETGVCYTRTGRRFFSDEGLEAAFLARVRAALDATGFWETFHTEWACLDCELMPWSLKAQELLRNQYAAVGAASRAALSDVVGVLGQAAARGLDVGGLSARFQEKQRDVGLYVDAYRRYCWPVRSLEDVRLAPFHLLATEGAVHVDKDHVWHMETLARVCRADERFLLATPYQVIDLADARAVEEGVRWWDALTGRGGEGMVVKPLAFTARGRKGLLQPAIKSRGPEYLRIIYGPEYTAADNLERLRQRGLSTKRSMALREFALGVEGLERFVRQEPLRRVHECVFGVLALESEPVDPRL, encoded by the coding sequence ATGAAGACCACGATTCCCGAACTGGCGCTCGTCGTGCTCATCGGGCCTTCCGGGTCTGGCAAGTCGAGCTTCGCGCGCAAGCACTTCCTGCCCACGGAAGTCCTCTCCTCGGATGCCTACCGGGGCCTCGTCAGTGACGACGAGCTGAACCAGGACTCCACCGCGGACGCCTTCGAGGCCCTGCGCTTCGTAGCCGCCAAACGGTTGGCGCGCGGGCGGCTGACGGTCATCGACGCCACCAACGTGCAGCCCGAGTCGCGCAAGTTCCTGGTGGAACTCGCCCGGGAGTACCACGTGCTCCCGGTGGCGGTGGTGCTCGACGTGCCGGAGAAGATCTGCCACGAGCGCAACCGGCTGCGGCCGGACCGGAACATGGGCTCGCATGTCGTCCGCACCCAGCTCCAGCAACTGCACCGTTCGATTCGCGGTCTCGAGCGCGAGGGTTTCCGGCATGTGCATGTACTCGAGCCCGAGCGGATCGAGGCCTTCCAACTGGAACGCCAGCCGCTGTGGAACAACCGCAAGCACGACACGGGCCCGTTCGACATCATCGGCGACATCCACGGCTGCCTGGACGAGCTCACCCGGTTGCTCACGCGGCTCGGTTACGAGGTCTCCCCCAAGAGCGACGGGACGCCCGGCTTCGACGTGCGAGCCCCCACGGGCCGCAAGGCCGTCTTCCTGGGCGACCTGGTGGACCGGGGCCCGGACATCCCGGGAGTGCTCCGGCTCGTCATGGGCATGGTGGAGGCGGGCAGCGCCCTGTGCGTTCCCGGCAACCACGAGATCAAGCTCATGCGCAAGCTGCGGGGCAAGGACGTGAAGGTCTCCCACGGTCTCGCGCAGTCGCTCGAGCAGCTCGAGCGCGAGCCGCCGGAGTTCCGCGCGTCCGTGGCTTCCTTCATCGATGACCTCGTCTCCCACTACGTCCTCGACGGTGGGCGGCTCGTGGTGGCGCACGCGGGCATGAAGGAGTCCATGCAGGGGCGCGGCTCGGGCAAGGTGCGGGACTTCGCCCTCTATGGCGAGACGACCGGCGAGACGGACGAGTATGGAATCCCCGTCCGCCACGATTGGGCGGCCGAGTACCGGGGCAAGGCGATGGTGGTGTACGGCCACACCGCCGTGCTCGAGGCCGAGTGGCTCAACAACACCCTCTGCGTGGACACCGGCTGTGTCTACGGCGGCAAGCTCACCGCGCTGCGCTACCCGGAGCGGGAGATCGTCTCGGTGCCCGCCGCCCGCGTGTACTGCGAGCCCACCCGGCCCCTCGTTCCTCCGGCCGCGGCGCCGGGACTCAGCGCGCAGCAACAGCACGATGACGTGCTCGACCTCGCGGACGTGTCGGGCAAGCGCCTCGTCACCACGCGCCTGATGCACAACGTCACCCTCCGGGAGGAGAACACCGCGGCCGCGCTCGAGGCGATGAGCCGCTTCGCCATCGATCCCCGGTGGCTCATCTACCTGCCGCCCACGATGTCTCCCTCGGAGACCAGCTCGGTGGAGGGACTGCTCGAACATCCCTCCGAGGCCTTCGGCTACTACCGCAAGGAAGGCGTCGCCCGGGTGATCTGCGAGGAGAAGCACATGGGCTCGCGCTCGGTGGTGATCGTCTGCCGGGACGCGGAGGCGGCGCGCAGGCGCTTCGGGGTGGGCACGGGAGAAACCGGGGTCTGCTACACGCGCACCGGGCGGCGCTTCTTCTCGGACGAGGGGCTGGAGGCGGCGTTCCTCGCGCGGGTCCGGGCGGCGCTGGACGCGACGGGCTTCTGGGAGACGTTCCACACGGAGTGGGCCTGCCTCGACTGCGAGCTCATGCCCTGGTCGCTCAAGGCCCAGGAGCTGCTGCGCAACCAGTACGCCGCGGTGGGCGCGGCGTCGCGGGCGGCGCTGTCGGATGTCGTGGGCGTGCTCGGCCAGGCGGCGGCCCGGGGGCTGGACGTGGGCGGCCTCTCGGCGCGCTTCCAGGAGAAGCAGCGCGACGTGGGGCTCTACGTGGACGCCTACCGGCGCTACTGCTGGCCCGTGCGTTCGCTCGAGGACGTCCGGCTCGCGCCCTTCCACCTGCTCGCCACCGAGGGCGCGGTCCATGTGGACAAGGATCACGTGTGGCACATGGAGACACTCGCCCGGGTGTGCCGCGCCGACGAGCGCTTCCTGCTCGCCACGCCGTATCAGGTGATCGATCTCGCGGACGCTCGGGCGGTGGAGGAGGGCGTGCGCTGGTGGGACGCCCTCACCGGACGCGGCGGAGAGGGCATGGTCGTCAAGCCACTTGCCTTCACCGCGCGGGGACGCAAGGGGCTGCTCCAGCCCGCCATCAAGTCGCGGGGCCCCGAGTACCTGCGTATCATCTATGGACCCGAGTACACGGCCGCCGACAACCTCGAGCGCCTGCGGCAGCGGGGGCTCTCCACGAAGCGCTCGATGGCGTTGCGCGAGTTCGCCCTCGGTGTGGAGGGGCTGGAGCGCTTCGTGCGCCAGGAGCCCCTGCGCCGCGTGCACGAGTGTGTCTTCGGCGTCCTGGCGCTCGAGAGCGAACCCGTGGATCCACGCCTCTAG
- a CDS encoding GMC oxidoreductase, which yields MEFDCDWLIIGSGFGGSVSALRLTEKGYRVVMLEKGRRLEGKDFPETNWKLKKWLWMPALGWRGLFKMTFFRHVTVLSGVGVGGGSLVYANTLPVPKDDFFQSRSWGGLADWKTELAPHYDTARRMLGARVNPLRTLPDEIVQQVGKEMGREDFQPATVAIYFGQPGVTVPDPYHGGEGPSRTGCNSCGGCMTGCRFNAKNSLDKNYLYLAEKRGLTIHADTEATWVRPLPGGGYEVKAVEGTSRASRRERRFTARQVIFSGGVLGTVELLLKLKAHPDGLPRLSERVGDYVRTNSESLIGVVAGKRFQGEDLSRGIAIGSILHTDEHSHLEPVRYAAGSDFFRTLMAPHVGGTTALSRLAGVLGLAFRHPIKLMRAWFTRDFARRSMILLYMRTLDGHLRMRRGRGLFTGGTKGVLTSLAEGPAPSAYIPEATELAHRVVEKLDGLPMNMASETLMGIPTTAHILGGCCMGSSPETGAIDSQHRLFGYDGLYVIDGAAISANPGVNPSLTITALAERAMTFIPARRRVESGEEMTRPATHLAAVGA from the coding sequence ATGGAGTTCGACTGCGACTGGCTCATCATCGGCTCGGGCTTTGGCGGGAGCGTGAGCGCCCTGCGCCTGACGGAGAAGGGCTACCGGGTGGTGATGCTGGAGAAGGGCCGCCGCCTGGAGGGCAAGGACTTCCCCGAGACGAACTGGAAGCTGAAGAAGTGGCTGTGGATGCCGGCGCTCGGCTGGCGCGGCCTCTTCAAGATGACCTTCTTCCGCCACGTCACGGTGCTCTCCGGCGTGGGGGTGGGGGGCGGCTCGTTGGTGTACGCCAACACGCTGCCCGTGCCGAAGGACGACTTCTTCCAGTCGCGCTCCTGGGGAGGACTCGCGGACTGGAAGACGGAGCTGGCGCCGCACTACGACACCGCGCGCCGGATGCTCGGGGCCAGGGTGAATCCGCTGCGCACCCTGCCCGACGAGATCGTCCAGCAGGTGGGCAAGGAGATGGGCCGCGAGGACTTCCAGCCCGCCACGGTCGCCATCTACTTCGGACAGCCCGGGGTGACGGTGCCGGATCCCTACCACGGGGGCGAGGGCCCCAGCCGCACCGGCTGCAACTCCTGTGGCGGGTGCATGACGGGCTGCCGCTTCAACGCGAAGAACTCGCTCGACAAGAACTACCTCTACCTCGCGGAGAAGCGCGGCCTCACGATCCACGCGGACACGGAGGCCACCTGGGTGCGCCCCCTGCCCGGCGGAGGGTACGAGGTGAAGGCCGTCGAGGGCACCTCGCGCGCGTCCCGTCGCGAGCGGCGCTTCACGGCGCGCCAGGTCATCTTCTCGGGCGGCGTGCTCGGCACGGTGGAGCTGTTGCTCAAGCTCAAGGCGCACCCGGACGGCCTGCCCCGGCTCTCGGAGCGCGTGGGCGACTACGTGCGCACCAACTCCGAGTCACTCATCGGCGTGGTGGCCGGCAAGCGCTTCCAGGGCGAGGACCTGTCCCGGGGCATCGCCATCGGCTCCATCCTCCACACCGACGAGCACTCGCACCTGGAGCCGGTGCGCTACGCGGCGGGCTCGGACTTCTTCCGCACCCTCATGGCGCCTCACGTGGGGGGCACCACCGCGCTCTCGCGGCTGGCGGGTGTGCTGGGCCTCGCCTTCCGCCATCCGATCAAGCTGATGCGCGCCTGGTTCACCCGCGACTTCGCCCGGCGCTCGATGATCCTCCTCTATATGCGCACGCTGGATGGGCATCTGCGCATGCGCCGGGGCCGGGGGCTGTTCACCGGAGGGACGAAGGGGGTGCTCACCAGCCTCGCCGAGGGACCGGCCCCCTCCGCCTACATCCCCGAGGCCACGGAGCTCGCCCACCGGGTGGTGGAGAAGCTGGACGGGCTGCCCATGAACATGGCCTCCGAGACGCTGATGGGCATCCCCACCACCGCGCACATCCTCGGCGGCTGCTGCATGGGCAGCTCTCCCGAGACGGGAGCCATCGACTCCCAGCATCGCCTCTTCGGCTACGACGGGCTCTACGTCATCGACGGCGCGGCCATCTCCGCCAATCCGGGCGTCAACCCCTCGCTCACCATCACCGCGCTCGCCGAGCGCGCCATGACCTTCATCCCCGCCCGGCGGCGGGTGGAGTCCGGCGAGGAGATGACGCGTCCCGCCACGCACCTCGCGGCCGTGGGGGCCTGA
- a CDS encoding acyl-CoA dehydrogenase family protein: MDTLPRFLLSESPHPAPLGSVEDWWKQHLRLALRFSLPVDVALAAGFCADRLGYAFASGYHSAIRSLLPGLPREHRYALCATESGGGHPAAMNTRLSGPESGPWRLDGTKTFVTLGHAADELLVVASEGQDEGGRNRLRLVRLDARRAGVTLTDLPPPPFVPEVPHAELRLEGVAVELGEVLPGDGYVRFLKPFRTVEDCHVFAAVLGWLLQVGRRSGWPDEVREGLLALAVTMRGLAQMDPASPEVHLALGGAIGLFRERVASLDPLWAQVDAPTRERWERDRPLLQIAGKVRALRLESARRSLSGRG; encoded by the coding sequence ATGGACACGCTCCCGCGGTTCCTCCTCTCCGAATCTCCCCACCCGGCCCCGCTCGGCTCCGTCGAGGACTGGTGGAAGCAGCACCTGCGGCTGGCCTTGCGCTTCTCCCTCCCGGTGGACGTGGCGCTGGCCGCGGGGTTCTGCGCCGACCGCCTGGGCTATGCGTTCGCCTCGGGCTACCACTCGGCCATCCGCTCCCTGCTCCCGGGCCTGCCGCGCGAACACCGCTACGCGTTGTGCGCCACCGAGTCCGGGGGCGGTCATCCCGCCGCCATGAATACGCGCCTCTCGGGCCCGGAGTCGGGACCCTGGCGTCTGGACGGCACCAAGACCTTCGTCACCCTGGGCCACGCGGCGGACGAGCTGCTGGTGGTGGCCAGTGAGGGCCAGGACGAGGGCGGTCGCAACCGGCTGCGCTTGGTGCGCCTGGACGCGCGCCGCGCCGGGGTGACGCTCACGGATCTTCCACCCCCGCCCTTCGTCCCGGAGGTGCCCCACGCGGAGCTGCGCCTGGAGGGCGTGGCGGTGGAGCTCGGCGAGGTGCTTCCCGGGGATGGCTACGTGCGCTTCCTCAAGCCCTTCCGGACGGTGGAGGACTGCCATGTGTTCGCGGCGGTGCTCGGCTGGCTCCTCCAGGTGGGGCGGCGCTCGGGCTGGCCGGACGAGGTGCGCGAGGGACTGCTCGCCCTGGCGGTGACGATGCGGGGGCTCGCCCAGATGGATCCGGCGTCGCCCGAGGTCCACCTGGCGCTCGGGGGGGCGATTGGCCTGTTCCGCGAGCGCGTGGCGTCGTTGGATCCGCTCTGGGCCCAGGTGGATGCGCCGACGCGCGAGCGCTGGGAGCGGGACCGTCCGCTGCTCCAGATCGCCGGGAAGGTGCGGGCCTTGCGCCTCGAGTCCGCCCGGCGGAGCCTCTCCGGACGCGGGTGA
- a CDS encoding DoxX family protein yields the protein MNGSRGLTLGWTLVRVVFGLSLAFAHGLPKVMGDMHRFAQGVEALGFPYPLYFAWAAALSELVGGLLVALGLFTRLGAFFVACTMGVALYQHRMDAFGRMELAVLYLAVFLAAVFIGGGPLSVDAKMRRRPF from the coding sequence ATGAACGGTTCACGTGGACTCACGCTGGGCTGGACGCTGGTGCGGGTGGTGTTCGGACTCTCGTTGGCGTTCGCCCATGGGCTGCCCAAGGTGATGGGCGACATGCATCGCTTCGCCCAGGGCGTGGAGGCGCTGGGCTTCCCCTACCCGCTCTATTTCGCCTGGGCCGCGGCGCTGTCCGAGCTGGTGGGCGGGCTCCTGGTGGCGCTGGGGCTCTTCACCCGGCTCGGGGCCTTCTTCGTGGCCTGCACCATGGGGGTGGCCCTCTACCAGCACCGCATGGATGCCTTCGGGCGCATGGAGCTGGCTGTGCTCTACCTCGCGGTGTTCCTCGCGGCCGTGTTCATCGGCGGAGGGCCCCTGAGCGTCGATGCGAAGATGCGCCGCCGCCCCTTCTGA